The following proteins come from a genomic window of Ailuropoda melanoleuca isolate Jingjing chromosome 2, ASM200744v2, whole genome shotgun sequence:
- the S100A10 gene encoding protein S100-A10, translated as MPSQMEHAMETMMFTFHKFAGDKGYLTKEDLRVLMEKEFPGFLENQKDPLAVDKIMKDLDQCRDGRVGFQSFFSLIAGLTIACNDYFVIHMKQKGKK; from the exons ATGCCGTCTCAAATGGAACACGCCATGGAAACCATGATGTTCACGTTTCACAAGTTTGCTGGGGATAAAGGCTACTTAACAAAGGAGGACCTGAGAGTGCTCATGGAAAAGGAGTTCCCTGGATTTTTGGAA aATCAAAAAGACCCTCTGGCTGTGGACAAAATAATGAAGGACCTAGACCAGTGCCGAGACGGCAGAGTGGGCTTTCAGAGCTTCTTCTCGCTAATCGCCGGGCTCACCATCGCGTGCAATGACTATTTTGTAATACACATGAAGCAGAAGGGAAAGAAGTAG